Genomic DNA from Acidisoma sp. PAMC 29798:
GTTATTTCGCTTTTCAGGACAAAAAATCTCTGACTTAATAATCCTGTCGGATCCGGGAACTCCTATCCGACGGACGCCACCATGAGGCAGAAGGCTTTTGATGATCAATGACGTGTCGCGCGCCAAGGTGCGCCCCGCCTTTGTCCATGCCCCGGCATTTTGACGTGGCGCGCCATCCCCTCGATCCGCTCACGCCGGAGGAGATTGCCCGCGTCGCAGCTGCAGTCAGGACCTGTGCGGATTTTGGCCTGGATATTCGCTTCGTCTCAATCGGCCTGGCCGAGCCGGCCAAAGCCGACCTCGCCGCATGGCATAGTGGTATCGCAGTGTCCCGCCTCGCCTTCGTCAGTCTCTATGACGTCGCGCAGCGCTGCGCTTATGAGGTGACCGTCGATCTGCCTGAGGGGCGTGTGGCCACGGTTCTCGCCCGGCCCGGCCTGCAACCCGGTATCGTGCTTGAGGAATTCGCCCTGTGCCAGGCGGCGGTGAAGGCCGATCCTGCCTGGCGAGCGGCGATCGCGCTTCGCGGCGTGACCGATTTCGAAAAAGCTCTGATCGATCCGTGGTCGGTCGGTGCCTATGGCGATGAGCGCTACCCGGACAAGCGGATGGCCCTCGCCCTGACTTGCATTCGCGGCGACCACAATGATGTCGGCTGTGGCCGCCCTGTCGAGGGCGTCGTCGCCTATGTCGATCTTGAGACGATGACGGTGGTCGAGGTGGTGGATACCGGTGTCGTGCCGCTACCGCCCCTCACCGGTTTCTACACGCCTGCAACCGTCGGGCCCTTGCGAACCGACATCAAACCTCTGGAGATCGTTCAACCCGAAGGCGCGAGTTTCACCGTCGATGGCCACCAAGTCCTTTGGCAGAACTGGTCCTTCCGCGTCGGCTTCACGCCGCGTGAGGGCCTTGTGCTGCATGAGATTGCGTATAAAGACCAAGGCCGGGTGCGGCCCATCATCTATCGCGCCTCGATGTCCGAAATGCTGGTGCCGTACGGTGACCCGACACCTGGGCACGCTAAGAAGAACGTCTTCGACAGCGGCGAATACGGCCTCGGCCGCATGACCAACAGCCTGACGCTTGGCTGCGATTGCGTTGGGACCATCCATTATTTCGACGCCCATCTCGCCACCATGAGCGGCGCGCCCATGACCATCCGGAATGCGGTCTGCCTGCATGAGGAAGATACCGGCACGCTGTGGAAGCATTATGATTGGCGCACGCGCAATACCGAAGTGCGCCGGTCCCGGCGCCTGACGGTCTCGTTCTTCGCGACGCTCGGAAATTACGATTACGGCTTCTTCTGGCATCTCTACCAGAACGGCAACATCGAGATTGAGATCAAGCTGACCGGCATCCTGTCGACCGGCGCCGTGCCGGCCGGCACGCTGCCGCCCTGGGGCAGCCTGATCGCACCGCAGCTCTATGCGCCCATCCACCAGCACCACTTCATCTATCGGCTCGACATGGATGTGGACGGGGGCGGCAATTCGCTGTTCGAGGTTGATACGGTCGCTGACCCGCTGGGGCCGAGCAATCCCTACGGCACCGCCTTCCACGCCGTCGCTCGTCCCCTCAGGAGCGAAGGCGAAGCCATGCGGGATGCGAACCCCGCCATCGGTCGCGGTTGGCTTGTCACCAACCCAAACCGGCTCAACCATCTCGGCCAGCCGACGGCCTATAAGATCATGGCGGGCGCCGACATTGCGAAGCCCTTTGCGCATCCGGACTCCGCCATCATGCGACGCGGCGGATTCATGGCCCATACGCTATGGGCGACGCGTCACGACCCCGCCGAACTCTATGCCTCGGGCGACTACATCAACCAGAACCCCAACCCCGATGGCCTGCACAAGTGGGTTGCCCGCGATCATGCTCTGGAAAACACCAACCTCGTGGTCTGGTACAACATCGGCGTGCATCACATTCCCCGCCCCGAGGAATGGCCCGTGATGCCCGTGGCAACGGCGGGCTTCATGCTTAAGCCCGTCGGATTCTTTGACCGCAATCCCGCGATGGATGTGCCGCCGCCGGTCGCCGTCATCGCCTGCTGCGCCCCATAACCCTCTTCTCATGATCAAGGATGTTTCCATGAAGCCGATCAAAGCCATGACCTTCGCCCTGGCGGGTGCGCTGTCGCTCTTCGCCGCATCACAGGCGAAGGCCGCTTGCGATCCCGCCGGCCT
This window encodes:
- a CDS encoding primary-amine oxidase gives rise to the protein MARHPLDPLTPEEIARVAAAVRTCADFGLDIRFVSIGLAEPAKADLAAWHSGIAVSRLAFVSLYDVAQRCAYEVTVDLPEGRVATVLARPGLQPGIVLEEFALCQAAVKADPAWRAAIALRGVTDFEKALIDPWSVGAYGDERYPDKRMALALTCIRGDHNDVGCGRPVEGVVAYVDLETMTVVEVVDTGVVPLPPLTGFYTPATVGPLRTDIKPLEIVQPEGASFTVDGHQVLWQNWSFRVGFTPREGLVLHEIAYKDQGRVRPIIYRASMSEMLVPYGDPTPGHAKKNVFDSGEYGLGRMTNSLTLGCDCVGTIHYFDAHLATMSGAPMTIRNAVCLHEEDTGTLWKHYDWRTRNTEVRRSRRLTVSFFATLGNYDYGFFWHLYQNGNIEIEIKLTGILSTGAVPAGTLPPWGSLIAPQLYAPIHQHHFIYRLDMDVDGGGNSLFEVDTVADPLGPSNPYGTAFHAVARPLRSEGEAMRDANPAIGRGWLVTNPNRLNHLGQPTAYKIMAGADIAKPFAHPDSAIMRRGGFMAHTLWATRHDPAELYASGDYINQNPNPDGLHKWVARDHALENTNLVVWYNIGVHHIPRPEEWPVMPVATAGFMLKPVGFFDRNPAMDVPPPVAVIACCAP